A stretch of the Vibrio sp. HB236076 genome encodes the following:
- a CDS encoding DUF481 domain-containing protein — MKLAVMAPLLGGLLISTNALAETPSKDKDEGLTGSAKLGFIYSKSDDTSSSLNSSGALQYKKNKITHALSASSYYTNSSDDDDGVNKYTLDYKVSYTFYEEYATYLSNQYKHSQYGTYRHVYDITMGIQNDLVDSETATLTVGGGPGYRYSKRQANDDDYPNQEENDLILNAFILGSKEISKSLSVGGSADVDYGQSNTEYTLGANLTNKLVDDVSLILDTQYIYNTEVSDDDNHDEIYSTVSISYAF, encoded by the coding sequence ATGAAATTAGCGGTAATGGCTCCCCTGTTAGGTGGGCTTTTAATCTCGACAAACGCATTGGCGGAGACGCCGAGTAAAGATAAAGATGAAGGGTTAACCGGAAGCGCTAAACTGGGTTTTATTTACTCAAAATCCGATGATACCTCTTCTTCTCTTAACAGTAGCGGCGCACTGCAGTACAAAAAAAACAAAATCACCCATGCCTTATCCGCGAGCTCTTACTACACCAATTCCAGTGATGATGACGACGGGGTCAATAAATACACCCTTGATTACAAAGTCTCTTACACCTTTTATGAAGAGTATGCGACCTACCTTTCAAACCAATATAAGCATTCTCAATACGGTACGTATCGCCACGTTTACGACATTACTATGGGTATTCAAAACGACTTGGTTGACTCTGAAACCGCAACCTTAACCGTCGGTGGTGGTCCGGGTTATCGTTATTCAAAACGCCAAGCAAACGATGATGATTACCCAAATCAGGAAGAAAACGATTTGATCCTCAATGCCTTTATCTTGGGCAGTAAAGAGATTTCGAAATCTCTCTCGGTCGGTGGTAGTGCGGATGTAGATTACGGTCAATCAAACACAGAGTATACGCTGGGTGCAAATTTAACCAATAAATTGGTCGATGACGTCTCATTAATCCTCGATACTCAGTATATTTACAACACTGAGGTTTCTGATGATGATAACCATGATGAAATCTACAGCACTGTTAGTATTTCTTATGCTTTCTAA
- the glgX gene encoding glycogen debranching protein GlgX produces the protein MTLQHTTCCSPFPLGATLLKGGCQFSVYAPFHSKIQLALFDDESNSYNIIELPYQEAGIRYGFVADVVAGQRYGYLIEVDGEPLLISDPYAKSIDAPLSYEPPFNAKTSFTIAKSVVIDNAFDWQDTTPLALPRESVIICEAHVKGLTQQNRKVAKSHRGTYLGLVDPAMLEFYKQQNINTLQLLPVAACMPEPHLLAQQKVNYWGYNPYLFMAPDPRFAINDPVSELKTTIRELHKNGIQVILDVVFNHTAEGGDDDVIFNLRGLNPTYYIQYGDHYANFTGCGNTLDLTHQPTLNLVMDSLRYWVEEFHVDGFRFDLAATLGREGEQFNPQSGFFKAVAQDPVLKKTLLIAEPWDIGPNGYQVGNFPYGWNECNDKLRDVSRSLWRGDDGFMQDFTTRLMGSRDLYQAIDWPHRLTVNYITYHDGFTLQDLVSYQDKHNDANGEENRDGHGDNRSANYGVEGPSKDKKIIAIRERKKRNLSASVLFAFGIPHVLAADLLSHSQQGNNNAYCQDNEISWIDWDLNTSKTSFQHWLATLFSYRQSIMANFVAAFSGESRNKNRVAWYRPEGGEMSMDDWHHCRALLLHLGIGKDGEELLYLLNTSDQELTFSLPLASLSAASLICNTANGEVGPKKISAKKRRVKADSMQIIHLRSPKV, from the coding sequence ATGACTCTCCAACACACGACTTGTTGCTCGCCTTTCCCACTAGGTGCGACCCTGTTAAAAGGCGGATGCCAATTTTCTGTCTACGCTCCTTTTCACTCTAAGATTCAATTAGCACTTTTTGATGATGAATCAAATAGCTATAACATCATTGAGTTGCCTTACCAAGAGGCAGGAATTCGCTATGGATTCGTTGCTGATGTCGTGGCAGGGCAAAGGTATGGCTACCTGATCGAAGTGGACGGCGAGCCGTTATTGATTTCTGACCCTTATGCGAAAAGCATTGATGCGCCGCTGAGTTATGAGCCCCCTTTTAATGCGAAAACCAGTTTTACTATTGCCAAAAGCGTGGTTATTGATAATGCATTTGATTGGCAAGACACTACGCCGCTGGCATTACCAAGAGAATCCGTGATTATCTGTGAAGCGCATGTCAAGGGGCTCACTCAGCAAAACCGCAAAGTGGCAAAGTCGCACAGAGGAACCTATTTAGGCTTAGTCGACCCTGCTATGCTGGAGTTTTACAAACAACAAAATATCAATACGTTACAATTACTTCCCGTCGCAGCTTGCATGCCGGAGCCACACTTACTCGCCCAACAAAAGGTCAATTACTGGGGGTACAATCCCTATTTATTTATGGCGCCCGATCCAAGATTTGCTATTAATGATCCGGTCTCTGAGCTTAAAACCACCATTCGAGAGCTGCATAAAAACGGCATTCAAGTCATCCTTGATGTCGTGTTTAATCACACGGCTGAAGGAGGTGATGACGATGTTATTTTTAATCTGCGCGGACTCAATCCAACGTATTACATTCAATATGGTGACCATTACGCCAACTTCACAGGCTGTGGCAATACGCTCGACCTTACCCACCAGCCAACCTTAAACTTAGTAATGGACTCCTTGCGTTATTGGGTAGAAGAATTCCACGTCGATGGGTTTCGCTTTGATCTGGCGGCCACTTTGGGAAGAGAGGGTGAACAGTTCAATCCGCAAAGTGGCTTTTTTAAAGCCGTCGCTCAAGACCCGGTTCTCAAGAAAACGTTACTGATCGCTGAACCTTGGGATATCGGGCCAAATGGTTATCAGGTCGGCAACTTTCCCTATGGTTGGAACGAGTGCAACGATAAATTGCGCGATGTCTCCAGAAGCCTTTGGCGTGGGGATGACGGTTTTATGCAAGACTTTACCACTCGCTTGATGGGATCGCGTGATTTATACCAAGCCATTGATTGGCCACATCGGTTGACCGTCAACTACATTACCTATCACGATGGGTTTACCCTACAAGATCTGGTCAGTTATCAAGACAAACACAATGACGCCAACGGCGAGGAAAACCGCGACGGCCACGGTGATAACCGATCTGCGAACTACGGCGTAGAAGGCCCAAGTAAAGACAAAAAGATCATCGCGATTCGCGAGCGTAAAAAACGCAACTTAAGCGCCAGTGTGCTGTTTGCCTTCGGGATCCCCCATGTCTTAGCCGCCGATCTTTTATCTCATTCACAGCAAGGAAATAATAACGCCTATTGCCAAGACAACGAGATCAGCTGGATCGACTGGGATCTCAATACCAGCAAGACATCTTTTCAGCACTGGCTAGCAACATTATTTTCATACCGACAATCTATCATGGCCAACTTTGTTGCGGCCTTTAGTGGAGAAAGCCGCAACAAAAACCGCGTGGCATGGTATCGCCCTGAAGGAGGCGAAATGTCGATGGACGACTGGCATCACTGCCGAGCGTTGCTATTGCATCTAGGTATTGGCAAAGACGGAGAAGAGTTGCTGTATTTACTCAACACCTCAGACCAAGAGTTGACCTTTTCCTTGCCTTTAGCCAGTTTGAGTGCTGCCAGTCTCATTTGCAACACAGCCAATGGCGAAGTAGGACCTAAGAAAATCTCTGCTAAAAAAAGGCGTGTTAAAGCAGACAGTATGCAAATTATTCACCTTAGGTCACCAAAGGTGTAG
- a CDS encoding tetratricopeptide repeat protein, translated as MSAITMAIGATLLALVVIIIWLISMVLRRQRLEAERKKQAAAYRNAMLKAKEQEKKDRQFKAESGHVPTMLFLAKESERNNVKQALYWYEQAALKDNEMGMYGFIRLSQKFNDDIVLKEKANFWRYAVAGLHQGDIDSLFKAGKAYIEGKGIEKNSTKGLSFIHRAAEKGSLDAMLYLADEYKEQEGEGESALSWYQKASLLNSAQAMVGLGDCYIHGIGTAPSKIKGAYWFERAAEQGYPAAMYHAGMAWYGSGPVGNALAYVWLYLACHFGYEKARSSRDKVATTIGVDTVVGLQAIANPLINKINSGHVGKHTIIKALNKVYSRPSYFPSEQSVESDQYDGSENAQAPLNNEHKENPQEEKALNDDNAGAEARAEDGNQDNTLDFSKPFQ; from the coding sequence ATGAGCGCGATAACAATGGCGATTGGCGCGACGTTATTGGCTTTGGTGGTCATTATTATCTGGCTGATTTCTATGGTGTTACGTCGTCAACGATTAGAGGCTGAACGCAAAAAGCAGGCCGCGGCTTATCGAAATGCCATGTTAAAAGCCAAAGAGCAAGAAAAGAAAGATCGCCAGTTTAAAGCGGAGTCTGGCCACGTTCCAACCATGTTGTTTCTGGCCAAAGAGTCAGAAAGAAATAATGTTAAACAAGCCCTCTATTGGTACGAGCAAGCGGCGTTAAAAGACAACGAAATGGGCATGTATGGATTTATTCGCTTAAGTCAAAAGTTTAACGATGACATTGTTTTAAAAGAAAAGGCTAACTTCTGGCGCTATGCGGTTGCCGGTCTGCATCAAGGAGATATTGACTCTCTGTTTAAAGCAGGTAAGGCGTATATCGAGGGCAAAGGCATAGAAAAAAACTCGACGAAAGGACTGAGTTTTATCCATCGCGCGGCCGAAAAAGGGTCTTTGGATGCAATGTTGTATCTGGCCGATGAGTATAAAGAGCAAGAGGGGGAAGGCGAATCGGCTTTATCTTGGTATCAAAAAGCCAGTCTGTTAAACAGCGCGCAAGCCATGGTCGGTTTGGGTGATTGTTATATTCACGGGATAGGTACTGCGCCGAGTAAAATTAAAGGTGCCTATTGGTTTGAAAGGGCGGCAGAGCAAGGTTACCCAGCGGCCATGTATCACGCAGGGATGGCATGGTATGGAAGTGGGCCTGTCGGTAATGCTTTGGCTTATGTCTGGCTTTATCTCGCGTGCCATTTTGGTTATGAAAAAGCGCGCTCATCACGAGATAAGGTGGCAACAACCATAGGGGTTGATACCGTTGTAGGTTTACAAGCGATTGCGAATCCTCTGATTAACAAAATCAATTCAGGCCATGTTGGCAAACATACCATCATCAAAGCACTCAACAAGGTGTATTCACGACCTAGTTATTTTCCTTCCGAGCAATCCGTTGAGTCAGACCAATATGACGGATCAGAGAATGCACAAGCCCCATTGAACAATGAGCACAAAGAGAACCCGCAGGAAGAAAAAGCCTTGAATGATGATAACGCTGGAGCAGAAGCGCGCGCGGAGGATGGCAATCAGGACAATACTTTAGATTTTTCAAAACCTTTTCAGTAA